Proteins encoded within one genomic window of Prauserella marina:
- a CDS encoding mandelate racemase/muconate lactonizing enzyme family protein produces the protein MSRIVGARLRVLRAPVGDGIAMSFSPLRDRSIVLVEVTTDDGLTGRGESWINYPPWAAHERVATLRDGVFPLLLGQDSTRISALHERLCSRLDPLGRQWGAPGPIRQAISGADLALWDLAGQRAGTAVSALAGGRVRDRIPVYASSLGPADVAAKARECVAGGYPAVKVKLGFGRATDERNLAEAREAIGRDVALYADANQAWDLADAVAMAPLLADAGVEWIEEPLRGNPLGGLEELHRRTGLPIATGENLYGVAEFRDFAASPAIAVLQPDLAKTGGLTEALTICQLAGANGKSVLPHLYGGAVAFAATLQLAAMSGPVAGFEYDVRDNPLRDPLLVGPPVPEKGLIDLPDLPGLGARLDEIAVAAVTDTEVATGD, from the coding sequence GTGAGCCGCATCGTCGGCGCCCGCCTCCGTGTGCTGCGGGCGCCCGTCGGAGACGGCATCGCGATGTCGTTCTCCCCGCTGCGCGACCGCTCGATCGTGCTCGTGGAGGTGACGACCGACGACGGTCTCACCGGCCGAGGCGAAAGCTGGATCAACTATCCGCCGTGGGCGGCCCACGAACGCGTCGCGACGTTGCGCGACGGTGTGTTCCCGTTGCTGCTCGGCCAGGACTCGACGCGGATCTCGGCACTGCACGAGCGGTTGTGCTCGCGGCTCGATCCGCTGGGAAGGCAATGGGGCGCGCCGGGGCCGATCCGGCAGGCCATCAGTGGTGCCGACCTCGCGCTGTGGGATCTGGCGGGGCAGCGGGCTGGTACGGCGGTGAGCGCGCTGGCCGGTGGGCGCGTCCGCGACCGGATTCCGGTCTATGCCAGCAGTCTCGGTCCCGCTGACGTCGCCGCGAAGGCACGCGAGTGCGTTGCCGGAGGGTACCCGGCGGTGAAGGTCAAACTCGGCTTCGGCCGGGCCACCGACGAGCGTAATCTCGCCGAGGCGCGCGAGGCGATCGGCAGGGACGTGGCCCTCTACGCCGACGCCAACCAGGCGTGGGACCTCGCCGACGCCGTCGCCATGGCGCCGCTGCTCGCCGACGCGGGTGTCGAGTGGATCGAGGAGCCATTGCGGGGCAACCCGCTCGGCGGGCTTGAGGAGCTGCACCGCCGCACCGGGCTGCCGATCGCGACGGGGGAAAACCTTTACGGTGTCGCCGAGTTCCGCGACTTCGCGGCCTCGCCGGCGATCGCGGTCCTGCAGCCGGACCTCGCCAAGACGGGCGGGCTCACCGAGGCGCTCACGATCTGCCAGCTCGCCGGCGCCAACGGCAAGTCCGTGCTGCCCCACCTCTACGGCGGCGCGGTGGCTTTCGCGGCGACGCTCCAGCTGGCCGCGATGTCCGGCCCGGTAGCCGGGTTCGAGTACGACGTCAGGGACAACCCGTTGCGCGACCCGCTGCTGGTCGGTCCACCCGTGCCGGAGAAGGGGCTCATCGATCTGCCGGACCTGCCGGGGCTCGGCGCGCGCCTCGACGAGATCGCGGTCGCCGCGGTGACCGACACCGAGGTCGCGACCGGGGACTGA
- a CDS encoding GntR family transcriptional regulator, whose amino-acid sequence MVGVNEKTATRTRVADAVYERLREMIFTGELAPGARLSVPALAESLEVSRSPVRDAVLRLVQERLAREEPRRGAVVARVGTAELASIYEIREVLEGLAARLAVENAGRKLVRALKEALDEHEAAMRTADLAASTEADLRFHRLIREAAANPELVRLLDDVQTQVRLAMRTTTVTAGPRQAIDDHRAILTAIESGDATAAEQAARAHIFRLRTVLLQQTETAE is encoded by the coding sequence ATGGTCGGAGTGAACGAGAAGACCGCGACGCGCACGAGGGTCGCCGACGCGGTCTATGAACGGTTGCGCGAGATGATCTTCACCGGCGAGCTGGCTCCCGGCGCGCGCCTGAGTGTGCCCGCGCTCGCCGAGTCGCTTGAGGTCAGCCGCAGCCCCGTGCGCGACGCGGTGCTGCGGCTCGTGCAGGAGCGGCTGGCTCGTGAGGAACCGCGCCGCGGTGCCGTCGTCGCGCGGGTCGGCACCGCCGAGCTGGCCTCCATCTACGAAATCCGCGAGGTGCTCGAAGGGCTGGCCGCGCGGCTGGCCGTCGAGAACGCGGGCCGCAAGCTGGTGCGGGCGCTGAAGGAGGCGCTCGACGAGCACGAGGCCGCGATGCGCACCGCCGACCTGGCCGCGAGCACCGAGGCCGACCTCCGGTTCCATCGCCTCATTCGCGAGGCCGCGGCCAACCCGGAGCTCGTGCGATTGCTCGACGACGTGCAGACCCAGGTGCGGCTCGCCATGCGCACCACGACGGTGACCGCGGGTCCGAGGCAGGCGATCGACGACCATCGCGCGATCCTCACCGCGATCGAGTCCGGCGACGCCACGGCGGCGGAGCAGGCCGCCCGCGCCCACATCTTCCGCCTGCGCACCGTGCTGCTCCAGCAGACCGAGACCGCCGAGTGA
- a CDS encoding TetR/AcrR family transcriptional regulator, giving the protein MARTFRQDADERILDRAAGLFAQRGFAHTSLQALADAVGLSKAGLLHHFPSKEAIYDAALNMGKTQGEVLFDRALRLPVGPDRDRLAVELLIDFALERPGLVALASRSITTLGSEEADPADETSAFAFEVFGVDPESGDPERIARVAGMLGALVVLILVANHLGDKTTWRRHIIATCLDTLGHRSPGLPSTDHAQVEA; this is encoded by the coding sequence ATGGCACGCACCTTCCGGCAGGACGCGGACGAGCGGATCCTCGACCGCGCCGCCGGGCTCTTCGCTCAGCGGGGCTTCGCCCACACCTCCTTGCAGGCACTCGCCGACGCGGTCGGCCTCTCCAAAGCCGGGCTGCTGCACCACTTTCCCAGCAAGGAAGCGATCTACGACGCCGCGCTCAACATGGGAAAAACACAGGGCGAAGTGCTCTTCGACCGGGCGCTGCGGCTTCCGGTCGGGCCCGATCGCGACCGGCTCGCCGTGGAACTGCTGATCGACTTCGCACTGGAACGCCCCGGCCTTGTCGCGCTGGCGTCGCGGTCGATCACCACGCTCGGCAGCGAGGAGGCGGACCCCGCCGACGAAACCAGCGCGTTCGCCTTCGAAGTCTTCGGGGTCGATCCGGAATCGGGCGATCCCGAACGGATAGCCAGGGTCGCGGGCATGCTCGGCGCCCTGGTCGTGCTCATCCTGGTCGCCAACCACCTGGGGGACAAAACCACGTGGCGGCGGCACATCATCGCGACCTGTCTCGACACGCTCGGCCACCGCAGTCCGGGTCTCCCTTCAACCGACCACGCTCAGGTGGAGGCCTGA
- a CDS encoding MMPL family transporter: MAKLLYRLGMGAHRRRLVVVLLWLAVLAGSALGAVTLAGNTSDSFSIPGQESTTAMEKIQQEFGSGGGASARVVVQAPEGQTLTTPENAGRIGELVAELNTLPGVTSATDPLDPNAPAVNQEQTTAYSTVTYDAGPGEVSAQERDALSAAAADARTGGLTVEIGGDISQQAPEIGGAAEIIGVVIALLVLALTYGTLITAGMNLLTAAVGVGIGVLGITIVTGFTELNSTTPILATMLGLAVGIDYALFIINRYRQELRLGADVGTAIGTAVGTAGSAVVTAGITVVIALAGLAVAGIPFLTQMGIAAAATIVVAVLIAITLVPAVLSFLGHRALPRKQRSAATEQGEIAERGFYRGWINGVTKHRVVSLLVSVFALGAVAIPVASMQTTLVPVAQEGSTQAKAEQLLADGFGEGVNGPLVVLFEGDNAAQQATQASGAISGLRDVDLVTPAMPNADNTAALLNVIPESGPATAETEQLVNDLRDQLSTVDGAQTYVTGSTAVSVDVSRTVDEALPVYLAVVVGLALVLLVLVFRSLLVPLIGVLGFLLTIGASLGSTVAVFQWGWLADAVNLDSTGPLISLTPIIVIGILFGLAMDYQVFLVSRMHEAYHHGRSPKDAVTMGFRQAAPVVVAAALIMFSVFAGFVPSGDATIKSIAFALAVGILVDAFVVRMVLVPAALALLGDRAWWLPGWLRWLPVLDVEGTALTEKNDTARENEKALAGNR; the protein is encoded by the coding sequence ATGGCAAAGCTGTTGTACCGACTTGGCATGGGCGCCCACCGGCGCAGGCTGGTGGTCGTCCTGTTGTGGCTGGCGGTGCTCGCCGGATCGGCTCTCGGCGCCGTGACCCTGGCAGGCAACACCTCCGACTCCTTCTCCATCCCCGGTCAGGAATCGACCACCGCGATGGAGAAGATCCAGCAGGAGTTCGGCTCCGGTGGTGGCGCTTCCGCCCGCGTGGTGGTGCAGGCGCCAGAGGGCCAGACGCTGACGACGCCGGAGAACGCGGGGCGGATCGGCGAACTCGTGGCCGAACTGAACACGTTGCCAGGCGTGACGTCGGCGACCGACCCGCTCGACCCGAACGCTCCCGCCGTCAACCAGGAGCAGACCACCGCCTACAGCACGGTGACCTACGACGCCGGTCCCGGTGAGGTCTCGGCGCAGGAACGCGACGCGCTGTCGGCCGCGGCCGCCGACGCGCGCACCGGAGGGCTGACGGTCGAAATCGGCGGCGACATCTCACAGCAGGCCCCCGAGATCGGCGGCGCCGCCGAGATCATCGGTGTGGTCATCGCGCTGCTGGTGCTCGCGCTGACGTACGGAACGCTGATCACCGCGGGGATGAACCTGCTCACCGCCGCCGTCGGCGTGGGCATCGGTGTCCTCGGCATCACGATCGTCACCGGCTTCACCGAGCTCAACTCGACGACGCCGATCCTCGCCACGATGCTGGGCCTCGCTGTCGGCATCGACTACGCCCTGTTCATCATCAACCGCTATCGCCAGGAACTGCGGCTGGGCGCCGACGTCGGCACCGCCATCGGCACGGCGGTGGGCACCGCCGGTTCGGCCGTGGTCACGGCGGGCATCACGGTGGTCATCGCGCTGGCTGGTCTCGCCGTCGCGGGCATCCCGTTCCTGACGCAGATGGGTATCGCCGCCGCGGCGACCATCGTCGTCGCCGTGCTGATCGCGATCACACTCGTGCCGGCCGTGCTCAGCTTCCTCGGCCACCGGGCGCTGCCCCGCAAGCAGCGCTCGGCCGCGACCGAACAAGGCGAGATCGCCGAGCGTGGCTTCTACCGCGGCTGGATCAACGGTGTGACCAAGCACCGCGTGGTGTCGCTGCTGGTGTCGGTGTTCGCGCTGGGCGCCGTCGCCATCCCGGTGGCCTCCATGCAGACCACGCTCGTACCGGTCGCCCAGGAAGGCTCGACGCAGGCCAAGGCCGAGCAGCTGCTCGCCGACGGCTTCGGCGAGGGCGTCAATGGCCCGCTCGTGGTGCTGTTCGAGGGTGACAACGCCGCGCAGCAGGCCACGCAGGCCTCCGGTGCCATCTCCGGACTCCGCGACGTCGATCTGGTCACCCCCGCGATGCCGAACGCGGACAACACCGCCGCGCTGCTCAACGTCATCCCCGAGTCTGGCCCCGCGACCGCCGAGACCGAGCAGCTCGTCAACGACCTGCGCGACCAGTTGTCCACTGTGGACGGCGCGCAGACATACGTCACCGGCTCGACAGCGGTGAGCGTGGACGTGTCCCGCACCGTCGACGAGGCGCTGCCCGTCTATCTGGCCGTGGTCGTCGGCCTGGCACTGGTCCTGCTGGTGCTGGTATTCCGATCGCTGCTCGTGCCGCTGATCGGCGTGCTCGGCTTCCTGCTGACCATCGGCGCCTCACTCGGATCCACGGTCGCGGTGTTCCAGTGGGGCTGGCTGGCCGACGCGGTGAACCTCGACTCCACCGGACCGCTGATCAGCCTCACCCCGATCATCGTGATCGGCATCCTGTTCGGGCTCGCGATGGACTACCAGGTCTTCCTGGTGTCCCGGATGCACGAGGCATACCACCACGGACGCTCGCCCAAGGACGCCGTCACCATGGGCTTCCGGCAGGCCGCCCCCGTGGTCGTGGCCGCGGCGCTGATCATGTTCTCGGTGTTCGCCGGCTTCGTGCCCTCGGGCGACGCGACGATCAAGTCCATCGCCTTCGCGCTGGCGGTCGGCATCCTCGTGGACGCCTTCGTGGTCCGGATGGTGCTCGTACCCGCCGCGCTGGCACTGCTCGGCGACCGCGCGTGGTGGCTGCCGGGCTGGCTGCGCTGGCTGCCGGTGCTCGACGTCGAGGGCACCGCGCTCACCGAGAAGAACGACACCGCGCGCGAGAACGAGAAGGCTCTCGCGGGCAACCGGTAA
- a CDS encoding MarR family winged helix-turn-helix transcriptional regulator has translation MGETRWLDEREARAWRGLIGVQQRLLAVLERELVQDVGLSGAEYTLLVPLSEARGGVLRARDLGRLVGWERSRVSHQVTRMAKRGLVVREECGEDARGSMVRLTDTGWSSIVAAAPAHVAAVRRYFVSVLTDAELDVIGPALERVLDRLPGIDE, from the coding sequence ATGGGTGAAACGCGCTGGCTCGACGAGCGGGAGGCGCGCGCGTGGCGCGGGTTGATCGGCGTGCAGCAGCGGCTGCTCGCGGTGCTGGAGCGTGAGCTGGTTCAGGATGTAGGGCTGTCCGGGGCGGAGTACACCCTGTTGGTGCCGCTGTCGGAGGCGCGGGGCGGCGTGTTGCGCGCGCGCGATCTCGGTCGGCTGGTCGGCTGGGAGCGCAGCCGGGTCTCCCACCAGGTCACCCGGATGGCGAAGCGGGGCCTGGTTGTCAGGGAGGAGTGCGGCGAGGACGCGCGCGGGTCGATGGTCCGGCTCACCGACACCGGCTGGTCGTCCATCGTCGCCGCCGCCCCGGCACACGTGGCCGCCGTCCGGCGGTACTTCGTCAGCGTGCTTACCGACGCCGAACTCGATGTCATCGGGCCAGCGCTCGAACGGGTCCTCGACCGGCTCCCCGGCATCGACGAATGA
- a CDS encoding LLM class flavin-dependent oxidoreductase: protein MSDLVLGLGTFGDIPEDDSGAPVSHAEAIRQVVTEAALADELGVDAIALGEHHRPDYAISTPETVLAGIATRTSRIRLGSGVTVLSSDDPVRVFQRFSTLDAISSGRAEVILGRGSFTESFPLFGYDLADYEVLFEEKLDLFARLLAEKPVTWTGTVRAPLKHADVYPKTDSGRLTTWVGVGGSPQSITRTARHGLPLMLAIIGGPPARFAPLIELYRRSTDRFATTAWPVGVHSPGFIADTDDEARQLHYSRYKVIRDRIGAQRGWPPLRQEEYAADLEHGSLYVGSPETVAHKIARTVRTLDVGRFDLVYTSGSQSASARLRAVELYGSKVIPMVRDILTETT from the coding sequence GTGAGCGATCTCGTGCTCGGCCTCGGCACCTTCGGTGACATCCCCGAAGACGACTCCGGCGCCCCCGTCTCCCACGCCGAGGCGATCCGCCAGGTCGTCACCGAGGCGGCCCTCGCCGACGAACTCGGCGTCGACGCCATCGCGCTCGGCGAGCATCACCGGCCCGACTACGCGATCTCCACCCCCGAAACCGTGCTCGCCGGTATCGCCACCCGCACCTCCCGCATCCGCCTCGGCTCCGGCGTCACCGTGCTCAGCTCCGACGACCCCGTGCGCGTCTTCCAGCGCTTCTCCACCCTCGACGCGATCTCCTCGGGCCGGGCCGAGGTGATCCTCGGGCGCGGCTCGTTCACCGAGTCGTTTCCCCTGTTCGGATATGACCTCGCCGACTACGAAGTGCTCTTCGAGGAGAAGCTCGACCTGTTCGCCCGGCTTCTCGCTGAAAAACCGGTCACGTGGACCGGCACCGTGCGCGCCCCGCTCAAGCACGCTGACGTGTACCCCAAGACCGACTCCGGCCGCCTGACCACCTGGGTCGGTGTCGGCGGTTCACCGCAGTCGATCACCCGCACCGCCCGCCACGGCCTGCCGCTCATGCTCGCCATCATCGGCGGCCCGCCCGCACGGTTCGCCCCGCTCATCGAGCTCTACCGTCGCTCCACCGACCGGTTCGCCACCACCGCGTGGCCGGTCGGCGTGCACTCACCCGGCTTCATCGCCGACACCGACGACGAGGCCAGACAACTCCACTACTCCCGCTACAAGGTCATCCGCGACCGCATCGGCGCCCAGCGCGGCTGGCCACCGTTGCGCCAGGAGGAGTACGCCGCCGATCTCGAACACGGCTCGCTGTACGTCGGCTCCCCGGAAACCGTCGCCCATAAGATTGCCCGCACCGTCCGTACACTCGACGTCGGCAGGTTCGATCTGGTCTATACCAGTGGCTCGCAGTCGGCGAGCGCCCGCCTGCGGGCCGTCGAGCTTTATGGATCCAAGGTCATTCCCATGGTCCGTGACATCCTCACCGAGACGACATGA
- a CDS encoding DUF5996 family protein codes for MTTSWPSLRVSDWTPTRETLHMWTQIVGKIRMAKAPLLNHWWQVTLYVSPRGLTTSAIPHRTGAFEIEFDFIGHQLEIRSSDGGVRSLPLRPMPVAEFYTRILDLLGQLGIEASIRPHPNEVEPAIPFAEDHTHASYDGEAAALFWRQLLQANRVIGEFRSHFVGKVSPVHFFWGGMDLACTRFSGRSAPPHPGGVPNCGDWVMVEGYSRELSSCGFWPGGGEEGAFYSYAYPEPDGFAEQPAGPDGAYFSTEYQQFLLPYEAARTAPDPDRAVAEFLHATYEAAANRGHWDRPALEDDPFRWNGTTAPQGNGGD; via the coding sequence ATGACAACGAGTTGGCCGAGCCTGCGAGTCTCGGACTGGACCCCCACCCGCGAGACCCTGCATATGTGGACCCAGATCGTCGGCAAGATCCGCATGGCCAAAGCTCCCCTGCTCAACCATTGGTGGCAGGTGACCCTCTATGTCAGCCCACGCGGGTTGACGACGTCGGCGATTCCGCACCGCACCGGGGCCTTCGAGATCGAGTTCGACTTCATCGGCCACCAGCTTGAGATCCGCAGCAGCGATGGCGGCGTCCGGAGCCTGCCGCTGCGGCCGATGCCGGTCGCCGAGTTCTACACCCGGATCCTGGACCTGCTCGGCCAGCTCGGGATCGAGGCGTCGATCCGGCCGCACCCCAACGAGGTCGAGCCCGCGATCCCGTTCGCAGAGGACCACACCCACGCCTCCTACGACGGCGAGGCCGCCGCGCTGTTCTGGCGGCAGCTGCTGCAAGCGAACCGGGTGATCGGCGAGTTCCGGTCGCACTTCGTCGGCAAGGTCAGCCCGGTGCACTTCTTCTGGGGCGGAATGGATCTCGCCTGCACCCGCTTCTCCGGGCGATCAGCTCCTCCGCATCCGGGCGGAGTGCCCAACTGCGGCGACTGGGTCATGGTCGAGGGCTACTCCCGGGAACTGTCCAGCTGCGGATTCTGGCCAGGCGGTGGAGAAGAAGGCGCCTTCTATTCCTACGCCTACCCCGAACCCGACGGGTTCGCCGAGCAGCCTGCCGGTCCCGACGGCGCGTACTTCAGCACCGAGTACCAGCAATTCCTGCTGCCCTACGAGGCTGCCCGCACCGCACCCGACCCCGACCGCGCCGTCGCCGAGTTCCTTCACGCCACCTACGAGGCCGCCGCGAACCGCGGCCACTGGGATCGCCCAGCCCTGGAAGACGACCCCTTCCGGTGGAACGGAACTACCGCGCCGCAAGGAAACGGCGGCGACTGA
- a CDS encoding sulfite oxidase, giving the protein MAHQGDVEEPGLSARRAMHSRRAALRIAAGTGVAALAAPTVARAATAGQPPGGPIVKPLPPELFIVHGSNAETRWSALRHVGNIVPADRFFVRNHTRTPRIDPGAWRLRLFGTGLAGGPFELSLAQLKALPSETITARIECAGNGRGFFETQQNQPVPGTPWRLGAVGVARWRGVRLATVLRAAGLTRGAVDVMPSGLDDEYIVDGVNLGRVRRPLPVRKALNDVLLAYEMNGEPLPPDHGFPVRVVVPDWIGIASVKWVGAIEVSATPLRSPWNTRYYRLFGPDYPEEGTLLTRQNTKSAFELDPHTEFGVGRDHVLHGRSWSGTGGVARVDVSADGGRTWSRAIPRAIRDDGWHRWSYRWRPRRPGSYTLSARALDIEGNAQPLTEPFNTEGYLFGAVAALPVAAS; this is encoded by the coding sequence ATGGCGCACCAGGGCGACGTCGAGGAACCAGGGCTGAGCGCGCGGCGGGCGATGCATTCGCGGCGGGCCGCGTTGCGCATCGCGGCCGGAACCGGTGTCGCCGCGCTGGCGGCGCCCACCGTGGCAAGGGCGGCGACGGCGGGGCAGCCGCCCGGCGGCCCGATCGTGAAACCGTTGCCGCCGGAGTTGTTCATCGTCCACGGGAGCAACGCCGAGACGCGGTGGTCGGCCCTGCGCCATGTCGGGAACATCGTGCCCGCCGACCGGTTCTTCGTTCGCAACCACACCAGGACGCCGCGCATCGATCCCGGCGCGTGGCGGTTGCGGCTCTTCGGTACGGGGCTCGCCGGAGGTCCCTTCGAGCTGAGCCTCGCCCAGCTCAAGGCGCTGCCATCGGAGACGATCACCGCGCGCATCGAGTGCGCGGGCAACGGCCGCGGCTTCTTCGAAACCCAGCAGAACCAGCCCGTTCCCGGAACTCCGTGGCGGCTCGGCGCGGTCGGGGTCGCCAGGTGGCGCGGGGTGCGGTTGGCGACGGTCTTGCGCGCGGCGGGGCTGACGCGCGGGGCCGTCGACGTGATGCCGTCCGGACTCGACGATGAGTACATTGTGGATGGCGTGAACCTCGGGAGGGTCCGCCGTCCGCTGCCCGTGCGCAAGGCGCTGAACGACGTCCTGCTCGCCTACGAGATGAACGGCGAACCGCTGCCGCCCGATCACGGATTTCCCGTGCGCGTCGTCGTTCCCGACTGGATCGGCATCGCCTCCGTCAAGTGGGTCGGTGCGATCGAGGTGTCGGCGACCCCGTTGCGCTCACCCTGGAACACCCGCTACTACCGGCTCTTCGGCCCGGATTACCCGGAGGAGGGGACCCTGCTGACGCGGCAGAACACCAAGAGCGCGTTCGAACTCGATCCGCATACCGAGTTCGGCGTGGGAAGGGATCACGTGTTGCACGGCAGGTCCTGGTCGGGTACCGGGGGAGTGGCGAGGGTCGATGTCAGTGCCGACGGTGGTCGTACGTGGTCGAGGGCGATCCCCAGAGCGATCCGCGACGACGGCTGGCATCGCTGGAGTTACCGGTGGCGGCCGAGGCGCCCCGGCTCGTACACGCTGAGCGCGCGAGCGCTCGACATCGAGGGCAACGCGCAGCCGCTGACGGAGCCGTTCAACACCGAGGGATACCTGTTCGGCGCGGTCGCCGCCCTGCCAGTGGCCGCCAGCTGA
- a CDS encoding cytochrome P450: MTSARKIHRGDPERAGCPVGKGEDGVWRVSGYTAGRAVLRSADTVQAGLGIESVEKLPARIRRPVLYRDGKEHREHRRQTARYFTPRRVDERYRSVMIDVAEGQLATLRARGRAELADLSFHLAIEVACAVIGLTDSKPGIKDRLESFFPEKIGKPGLTSPHGLYWLVRHNANWLRFYLADVRPAVKRRRKRRRDDLLSHLIDEGCNAGELLGECLTFAAAGMITTREFVNVAAWHLFTDDALAARYREADEAGRIEILHEILRLEPVVASLRRRTTAPLPVPVNGADGPDGGDVVIVPEGELIDVEVSLANLDEAAVGADPLAMCPGRPLGPGAPAMGLSFGDGAHKCPGSSIAILETDVFLSRLMAIPGVRMVAPPRVSIAEAIGGYELRGLVVETG, encoded by the coding sequence GTGACGAGCGCACGCAAGATCCATCGCGGTGACCCCGAGCGCGCGGGCTGTCCCGTCGGCAAGGGGGAGGACGGCGTCTGGCGGGTTTCCGGCTATACCGCGGGCCGCGCCGTACTGCGCAGCGCCGACACCGTGCAGGCTGGGCTCGGGATCGAGAGCGTGGAGAAGCTTCCCGCTCGGATCCGCAGGCCCGTGCTGTACCGGGACGGCAAGGAACACCGCGAGCACCGGCGGCAGACGGCGCGGTACTTCACTCCGCGCAGGGTCGACGAGCGCTACCGCTCGGTGATGATCGATGTCGCGGAGGGACAGCTCGCGACGCTGCGCGCGCGGGGAAGGGCCGAACTGGCCGATTTGAGCTTCCACCTCGCCATCGAGGTCGCCTGCGCGGTCATCGGGCTCACCGACAGCAAACCGGGAATCAAGGACCGGCTCGAAAGCTTCTTTCCCGAGAAAATCGGCAAACCGGGCCTCACCAGTCCGCACGGGCTGTACTGGCTGGTGCGGCACAACGCGAACTGGCTGCGTTTCTACCTGGCCGACGTCCGCCCCGCGGTGAAGCGGCGGCGGAAGCGGCGCCGCGACGACCTGCTCTCCCACCTGATCGACGAGGGCTGCAACGCGGGGGAGTTGCTCGGCGAATGTCTCACGTTCGCGGCGGCGGGGATGATCACCACCCGCGAGTTCGTCAACGTCGCGGCGTGGCACCTGTTCACCGACGACGCGCTCGCCGCGCGCTACCGGGAGGCCGACGAAGCGGGGCGGATCGAGATCCTGCACGAGATCCTGCGACTGGAGCCGGTCGTCGCGAGTCTGCGCAGGCGCACGACGGCACCGCTGCCGGTTCCCGTCAACGGCGCTGATGGCCCCGACGGTGGCGATGTGGTCATCGTGCCCGAGGGGGAACTGATCGACGTCGAGGTGAGTCTCGCCAATCTCGACGAGGCCGCCGTCGGGGCAGATCCACTCGCGATGTGCCCGGGAAGGCCACTGGGACCGGGTGCCCCCGCCATGGGACTGTCGTTCGGCGACGGGGCGCACAAATGTCCCGGTTCCTCCATCGCCATTCTCGAAACCGACGTCTTTCTCAGCAGGCTGATGGCCATTCCAGGGGTGCGGATGGTCGCACCGCCCCGGGTCTCCATCGCGGAGGCGATCGGCGGCTACGAACTGCGTGGCCTCGTCGTCGAGACAGGCTGA
- a CDS encoding succinate dehydrogenase/fumarate reductase iron-sulfur subunit produces the protein MRFTVRVWRQREENSRGALVDYAVEDVSPDMSLLEVLDQLNERLTSEGEEPVAFDHDCREGICGMCGMMINGVAHGPQRATTACQLHMRHFTDGQTITIEPWRSSAFPVLKDLVVDRSALDHIIEAGGYISAQAGAAPDAHAMPVPKRDADRAFAAAACIGCGACVAACPNGSAMLFTSAKATHLGLLPQGQPQRYTRAENMIAAHDDLGFGGCTNTGECTQVCPKGIPLETIARFNADVLSSALRDHRDED, from the coding sequence GTGCGATTCACGGTCCGCGTGTGGCGGCAGCGGGAGGAGAACTCGCGGGGCGCGCTCGTCGACTACGCCGTCGAGGACGTCTCGCCCGACATGTCGTTGCTCGAAGTGCTCGACCAGCTCAACGAGCGGCTCACCTCGGAAGGCGAGGAGCCGGTCGCCTTCGACCACGATTGCAGGGAAGGCATCTGCGGCATGTGCGGCATGATGATCAACGGCGTCGCGCACGGGCCGCAACGGGCCACGACGGCGTGTCAGCTGCACATGCGGCACTTCACCGACGGCCAGACCATCACCATCGAACCGTGGCGCTCCAGTGCGTTTCCCGTGCTGAAGGACCTCGTCGTCGACCGGTCGGCGCTCGATCACATCATCGAGGCAGGGGGCTACATCAGCGCGCAGGCGGGCGCGGCTCCCGACGCGCACGCGATGCCCGTGCCCAAGCGCGACGCCGATCGTGCTTTCGCCGCTGCGGCCTGCATCGGTTGCGGCGCGTGCGTCGCCGCCTGCCCCAACGGCTCGGCGATGTTGTTCACCTCGGCGAAAGCCACGCATCTCGGCCTGCTGCCGCAGGGGCAGCCTCAGCGCTATACGCGCGCCGAGAACATGATCGCCGCGCACGACGACCTCGGCTTCGGCGGTTGCACCAACACCGGCGAGTGCACCCAGGTGTGCCCGAAGGGCATTCCGCTGGAGACCATCGCGCGATTCAACGCCGACGTGTTGTCCTCGGCGCTGCGTGACCATCGCGACGAGGACTGA